A stretch of DNA from Anaerobacillus isosaccharinicus:
GCGCATACTCTTTATATTAGTTAAATTCAATTCACCATTTTCAATCACGACTTTTGCTTTTCCAGAGAAAATCTTCTCAAGACCATTAAAATGTACCTGTAAAAATTCTACAAAAATAAGAATTGCAATAAACATAGCAATAGTTAGTATTGTTCTAGTCGTGCTGTCTTCAATAATAGGATGAACAATAATTGCCCCTATTGAAATCATGACAACTGTAGTAGGAATTGTCATTTGAGCAATAGACTTTCTTCCCGAAATTCTCAAAAGTAAAAATCCTGAAAAAACTAAAACGATCGATTGCCAAATAAAGTCAAGATCCATAATTTCACTCCTTTTGTTATATTTCTAATATTAGACGAGTTCAAAAGGATTATGCATGCAAGAAAAAAGAGCGCGCATAGGCGAGCTCTTCTAGAAAAATGATTTAATCTTGTGAAGTCAATTCTAGTATGGCCCCGGTATTTCCATCAACAATAAAGTCAAATTGATAAAATTCTCCTTCGATCGTACAAGATACTCCGCCACGATAAACTGTGTAATCTAAAAGACTTTTTTCGTAGCTTTCAGGAATCATATGAATCCAAGAACCTTCCACTGATCCTTGCTTGCTTAGTTTTTGTTTCACTACTCTTAAAGCTTTTTCAGGTGAAATCAGTTCTTTTGTTAATTGGTCCTTCAGAACTGCTCCCACAAAAAAGCCAATTCCAGCTCCTACTAAAAATCGTTTTAAGCTCATGAATAGCCACCTCTTTCTTATCATTGTTAGCGTTATCTTTATTATAGTTAATTTTTCCGTAATAATAAATGAAACGAAGTAAAATTTAAAGATAACTACTTTAATTAAGTGCATCATGCCATATTATTCTAATTGATATGGATGTTTTTAATCATTATGAAATTCACTCACTTAGTTTAGTATAACTAATTTTCCCAAAATTACCAAACGGTTATCTGTTATTAAAAAAAGAAGGGGAATTGGTGGCAAGGTTTAGTAACTTCGGCTAAAATAGAATTGTACATAATATTACGGTATCCGAAAGGAGTATAAAATGAATCAAGAAACATTACAATTGTTTAAAACATTAACAGAACTTCAAGGTGCCCCAGGGTTTGAGCATCAAGTTAGAAAATTTGTTAGAAATGAACTAGAAAAGTATACGGATGAAATTATTCAAGATCGTCTTGGTAGTATTTTTGGTGTGAAACGTGGTGACGAAAATGGACCAAAGGTAATGGTTGCTGGACATATGGATGAAGTAGGTTTTATGGTAACATCTATTTCAGATAAAGGGCTTATTCGCTTCCAAACTCTTGGTGGCTGGTGGAGCCAAGTGTTATTAGCGCAACGCATGCAAATCATGACGGATAACGGTCCTGTTATTGGCGTTATTGGTTCAATTCCTCCACATTTACTTGACGAAGCAAAACGTAACAAGCCAATGGAAATCAAAAATATGTTTATTGATATTGGTGCAGATGATAAAGCTGATGCCCTGAAAATTGGTATTAAGCCTGGTCAGCAAATTGTTCCTATTTGTCCATTTACACCAATGGCAAATGAAAAGAAAATTTTAGCAAAGGCTTGGGATAATCGCTATGGTTGTGGTCTAGCAATTGAACTTTTAAAAGAGTTAAAAGATGAGAAGACTCCAAACATTCTTTTTTCAGGAGCAACAGTTCAAGAAGAAGTTGGTTTAAGAGGTGCTCAAACTGCTGCAAATATGATTGAACCAGATATCTTTTATGCATTAGATGCAAGCCCAGCAAATGACGCTACAGGTGATAAGGATGCTTTCGGCCATTTAGGCAGAGGTGCACTTCTTCGAATTTATGATCGATCAATGATTACTCATCGTGGAATTCGTGACTTTATCCTAGATACTGCTGAAACAAATAATATTCCATATCAATACTTTATTTCCCAAGGTGGAACAGATGCAGGTAGAGTTCACACTTCTGGTAATGGTGTTCCATCTGCTGTTATTGGTTTATGTTCACGTTACATCCATACGTCAGCTTCGATTATTCATGTTGATGATTACGCAGCAGCTAAGGCATTGCTAGTGAAACTTGTTAAAACTACAGATAAAACTGCTGTTGAAACAATTAGGAATAACAGTTAAAATAATCCTATAGGTGAGCTTTTCTCATCTTGCACAATTCATAATTGTAAAATGCACAAAAACAGACTCGGAAGCCAGCCGAGTCTGTTTTGTATATATAAAATGAAATAGAAAACATAAAAATATAATGTTTATTTTATATCAGGAGGATGAAAATGAAAGTAGCCATTGGTTCGACTAATCCTACAAAAATTGAGGCTGTTAGAAATGTATTAGGAGGTCTCATTGAAATAATTCCAATAGATGCCCCTTCCTATGTGTCTGAACAACCATTTGGTGATGAAGAAACATTAACTGGTGCACTTAATCGTGCAAGAGAATGTTTAAAGAAAGCAGACGTTCAATTTGCCATTGGTTTAGAAGGTGGGGTAACGAAGTCAGATCATGGATTAATGGTGATCAACTGGGGTGCCCTTGTAGATTTTGATGGGAATGAGTATATAGCTAGTGGTGCTAGAGCTGTTCTTCCTATTGAGGTGGAGAAAGAGATACAAAGCGGGAAAACTTTAGGTGAAGCAATGGATGGATTTACGAAGCGAAAAGGTGTAAGCAAAAAAGAAGGGGCAATGGGTATTATTACAAATGGCCGAATTAATCGAGACGAAATGTTTGCTCACGTTGTAAAAATTCTCGTTGGCCAATATGAATTTAATAAAGAACTCCAAGAAGAGTAAGGCGGATACTCTTCCTGGAGTTTTTTGGTTTATTCATAAACTAAGTCGTATACTTCATCCGTAAAGTTGTCAGGAATATCATCGAAAACAACGACGCCATCTCTTAAGGCAATAATTCTAGTGGCAAATTGCTTTGCTAAAATGACATCGTGAACATTAATAATGGTCAATAAGTCATATTCATTATGGATCGATTGAAGTAATGAAAAAATACGATTAGCGGTTCCGGGGTCTAAACTTGCTACGGGCTCATCTCCTAGAAATACTTTTGGATTTTGTAGAAGTGCTCGTGCAATAGCGACCCGCTGTTTTTGACCACCACTTAATGCTTCAACTCGTTTGTCTTTATGGCCAGTCAAATCAACATTTTCAATCATCTTAACGGCTAAATTCTTCTCTTCTTTAGAAAAAATGCCAAATAAGTTTTTCCAAGGAGGGCGTTTTCCAAACATTCCTGTTAATACATTTTGGTAAACGCTTAGCCGTGGGATTAAGTTGAAATGTTGAAAGATCATGCCCATTTCCACCCGTACTTTTCGTAATTGTTCTTCCTTCAGATGAAAGATATTTTTCTCTTTCCAGATGACGGCACCTGATGTAGGACGTTGTAATCCATTTATACAACGAATAAACGTCGATTTCCCAGCACCGCTTTTTCCTAAGATACAAACGAATTCACCTTTTTGAAAAGATAGATTTAAATTAGAAAGGGCGTGCTCCTTTGCTTTTGGATACTGAACATGTAAATCATTTATCTCTAGCATCGACATCACCTTATATAGTCCTTTCACGAATTTTCCCACCAACAAAGTCAACCAAAACGACAAGGACAATAATTACGAAAATATCCATCGCTACCGATTTATATTGAAACGTTTGGAAATGGTTAAATAGTAATTGCCCAATTCCGCCAGCGCCGATAAAGCCTAAAATTAAGGATGTTCTGATAGCTACTTCAAATCGATAGAAAAAGTGACTTAAAACATTAGGCCAAATTTGCGGAAGGATTGAAAATAAGACAGCTATCCCATCTCGTAGCACCGACCGATTTCATCGCCTCTTGAGGTCCAGTCTCAGCTGATTCAATGAGTTCAGAAATTAATTTACCTAAAACACCAATATTATGTAACATAATTGCAAGTACAGCAGGAAAAGGACCTAGTCCAAGGGAAACAACAAAGACCAATCCAAAAACAATCTCTGGAATTGAACGAAGTCCACTAAGGATTGTTCGATTGAACCAGCATAAAACTGGATGCCTACTCGTATTCCTAGCTGCCATAAAACTAAAAGGAATCGCGGCGATAAGAGCGATGAAAGTCCCTAAAAATGCCATGGCAAGTGTTACAAAAGAGGCATCAATTAAACGACTTAAGATAGTCCAATTAAGAGGGAAAAACTGATCCCTAATAAAATAAAACATATTCGGGATGTTCTTAAATTTTTCGAGCTGGAATTGTGTTAATTCCATACTGTACCAAACAGCTACAACTAGAAAAAGACCGATAAAAATATACTTCGGTTTAAACCAAACCATAATTTGTTCTCCCTATTGATTAATATGATGAAAGAGGAACGCGTTAGCATTCCTCTTTAGTATATCATTTTATTTATTATTTTCCGCCTAAGTCATCATCCATACGACCATCAACGATTGCCGCTTTTCGAATAGCCTCGTAGTCTTCATTTGTTGCAGTTGTAAATGCTGTAGCACCAAAAGCGTTTAAAATGTCTTCATCAGTAATACTAATGAAAGCTTCTTGAAGTTCTAAAATCGTTGTGTCATCCATGTTCGGACGAACAGCCCATGGATATTGGAAGATCTGTTCAGATTTCCAGATGATTTTATAATCCTCTTCATTAATTGCTCCTGAACGAATTCTTGCTTCAAAAATAGCGCTATCAATGGCACCAACGTGAACATTACCATTCAATACTGATTGAGCCGTAATATCGTGACTACCTGTGTAGGTGACATTAGCAAAATCATGGTCATCTGA
This window harbors:
- a CDS encoding DUF421 domain-containing protein, yielding MDLDFIWQSIVLVFSGFLLLRISGRKSIAQMTIPTTVVMISIGAIIVHPIIEDSTTRTILTIAMFIAILIFVEFLQVHFNGLEKIFSGKAKVVIENGELNLTNIKSMRLTIDKIETQLRQNGISNISDVKNATIEANGQLGYELKPDARPLTVGEFKKLLGGMVQIQNQSPDVDGNLFYEVINKKHKTPHKEELK
- a CDS encoding PepSY domain-containing protein, producing MSLKRFLVGAGIGFFVGAVLKDQLTKELISPEKALRVVKQKLSKQGSVEGSWIHMIPESYEKSLLDYTVYRGGVSCTIEGEFYQFDFIVDGNTGAILELTSQD
- a CDS encoding M42 family metallopeptidase, producing the protein MNQETLQLFKTLTELQGAPGFEHQVRKFVRNELEKYTDEIIQDRLGSIFGVKRGDENGPKVMVAGHMDEVGFMVTSISDKGLIRFQTLGGWWSQVLLAQRMQIMTDNGPVIGVIGSIPPHLLDEAKRNKPMEIKNMFIDIGADDKADALKIGIKPGQQIVPICPFTPMANEKKILAKAWDNRYGCGLAIELLKELKDEKTPNILFSGATVQEEVGLRGAQTAANMIEPDIFYALDASPANDATGDKDAFGHLGRGALLRIYDRSMITHRGIRDFILDTAETNNIPYQYFISQGGTDAGRVHTSGNGVPSAVIGLCSRYIHTSASIIHVDDYAAAKALLVKLVKTTDKTAVETIRNNS
- a CDS encoding DUF84 family protein, whose protein sequence is MKVAIGSTNPTKIEAVRNVLGGLIEIIPIDAPSYVSEQPFGDEETLTGALNRARECLKKADVQFAIGLEGGVTKSDHGLMVINWGALVDFDGNEYIASGARAVLPIEVEKEIQSGKTLGEAMDGFTKRKGVSKKEGAMGIITNGRINRDEMFAHVVKILVGQYEFNKELQEE
- the phnC gene encoding phosphonate ABC transporter ATP-binding protein, which encodes MLEINDLHVQYPKAKEHALSNLNLSFQKGEFVCILGKSGAGKSTFIRCINGLQRPTSGAVIWKEKNIFHLKEEQLRKVRVEMGMIFQHFNLIPRLSVYQNVLTGMFGKRPPWKNLFGIFSKEEKNLAVKMIENVDLTGHKDKRVEALSGGQKQRVAIARALLQNPKVFLGDEPVASLDPGTANRIFSLLQSIHNEYDLLTIINVHDVILAKQFATRIIALRDGVVVFDDIPDNFTDEVYDLVYE
- a CDS encoding PhnE/PtxC family ABC transporter permease, with the protein product MLRDGIAVLFSILPQIWPNVLSHFFYRFEVAIRTSLILGFIGAGGIGQLLFNHFQTFQYKSVAMDIFVIIVLVVLVDFVGGKIRERTI
- a CDS encoding PhnE/PtxC family ABC transporter permease yields the protein MVWFKPKYIFIGLFLVVAVWYSMELTQFQLEKFKNIPNMFYFIRDQFFPLNWTILSRLIDASFVTLAMAFLGTFIALIAAIPFSFMAARNTSRHPVLCWFNRTILSGLRSIPEIVFGLVFVVSLGLGPFPAVLAIMLHNIGVLGKLISELIESAETGPQEAMKSVGATRWDSCLIFNPSANLA